One Parashewanella spongiae genomic window, GTTGTCACATTGGAGCAAAAGTCGGTTTAACTGTATCAAAGTGAGCAATCTCGCTTAAACTTCTTGTAGCGAAGCTACACCATAAATTTGACGCCTGATCAAAACCAGATATCTGGTATCATATCGATAACCCGTTAAGCTAGGAGATATTTCTCGTGCCCACAAGTGAAATCAAACTTACCCAATACAGTCATGGTGCTGGATGTGGTTGTAAGATATCTCCTAAGGTATTAAATGAAATACTGTCTTCGCAGCTACCGACTTTCAACGACCCCAACCTATTGGTAGGCAACGATACTCGTGATGATGCAGCCGTTTATCAACTCGATGAACATACTGGTATTATCAGCACGACTGATTTTTTTATGCCAATTGTCGATGATCCATTTACCTTTGGTCGCATTGCCGCCACCAATGCCATCAGTGACATTTATGCTATGGGTGGCAGCCCAATGATGGCCATTGCCATTCTAGGTTGGCCAGTCAATAAATTACCTGCCGAAGTAGCATCAAAAGTCATTGATGGTGGCCGCCAAGCCTGCAAAGATGCAGGGGTTATGCTTGCAGGCGGGCACAGTATTGACGCCCCAGAGCCAATTTTTGGCTTAGCGGTCACAGGGCAAGTCAGCCTCTCTCACCTTAAACGAAACTCGACGGCTCAAACGGGTGATAAATTGTATCTCACCAAACCCATTGGCATTGGGATCCACACGACGGCTCAAAAAAAGCAACTACTGCGCAAAAGTGATGCTTCAATTGCCATTGATGCCATGTGTCAATTGAATAGGATCGGCTCAGTAATTGCTAAAATGAGCGGAGTACATGCGATGACCGATGTGACTGGTTTTGGTTTGGGAGGACACTTAATTGAAATGTGCCAAGGGGCAAACCTCTCAGCCAAACTCGACTTTAGTGCTATCCCTTTGCTCGAACACACTCAATTTTATATCGACAACCAATGTATTCCGGGTGGCAGCCAACGTAATTACGACAGCTATGGGCAGCACTTACCTACATTATCTCCTCAGCAACAAACCATTTTATGTGATCCACAAACCAGCGGTGGATTACTTGTTGCGGTTGCCGCTGAAGCAGAAAATAGGTTTATTGCTGAACTTGAAAAACATGATTGTCTTGTTCAAGCCATCGGTGAGATGACGACACCTTCACACACATCGCTGATCGAGCTAGTTTAATGGCCTTTAATACTGTTACATCAAGCGCATATCGAGACATTTTTATCAATGATCATCCAATCATGGATGTGCGTGCGCCGATTGAATTCAACAAAGGTGCTTTTGCCAATGCCATTAATGTGCCTTTAATGACGGACGCTGAACGACAACAGGTTGGGAGTTGCTATAAGCAACAAGGTCAACAAGCTGCCATCAGCTTAGGTCATGAGTTAGTCTCAGGTGAAATAAAACAGCAACGCCTATCGGCATGGCAGCAATTTAATCAACGACACCCTCAAGGTTATCTCTACTGTTTTCGTGGTGGGCTTAGATCTCAAGTCACTCAGACTTGGTTACAGGAAGTAGATGTTGATATCCCCTTTATTGAGGGTGGCTATAAATCCATGCGTCAGTTTTTGATTTCAACGATTGAGCAAGCCAGCACTTTCCCCATGAAGATCATTGCAGGCAGTACTGGTTGCGGAAAAACGGAATACATAAAATCCCAACATAATGCTATTGATTTAGAAGGCATCGCCAACCACCGCGGATCTAGCTTTGGCAATAATATCACGCCCCAGCCCACACAAATTAATTTTGAAAACCAACTCGCAATAGCCTTACTTAAACATCAAGCCGCAGGCCACAAAACTTTAGTGCTCGAAGATGAAAGCTTTATGATTGGTCGCAACGCCATTCCAAAGTGCTTTTACAATGCAATGAAACAAGCGCCAATTCATGTTTTAACTTGCAGTTTTGATGACCGATTACAGAGAATACTGAACGATTATGTGGTTGATATGCTCTCACAATTCATTGAAAAATACGGGCAAGAAGATGGTTTTGCTGCTTTTTCACAGTATTTGATCAGCAGCATTGATAAAATAAAAAAACGTTTAGGCGGTAAACAGCATCAGCAGATCCAAACCATAATGACGCAAGCACTAAAAGAGCAACAAAACCGAAATTCTGTTGCTCTTCATTTGGAGTGGATTCAACTACTTTTAGAGCTGTATTACGATCCTATGTATAAATATCAATTGAAGAAAAGATCTCTCGAATGAAGCCCGCTACTGTCTAATTAAAATTCGTTCATGGGTCACATTTTCAAGGTAAGGCGTCCACTTGCCGCTGTCGATTCTACTATATTTAGCCGCTTCGCTTCGCCATTCATCAATGCCACCTTTAATTAAGTCATAATCGGTAACGGACAAATATAAACTTACGTTCTGTGCATCTTCAAACTGCGCTTCGATATCTTGAGGTAAAGATAACGAAGGGAAGACACCCGATACTTGTGCATTGATTCGCCATGTTGGTGAGTTATCTCCGGCCACTCTCAAATAAATTTTATCGTAGCTTCTGTTTAACGTTGAAAAATCATAAGTTGCCGGAACATCACTATCCAACGCTTCTAATAACTGCTGCGTATTAGCTATTAATGCTTGTGAGTTATCAGGCAAACTGAAGAAGTATGTCTTTGTAACATCGTCGACTTTTATACGCTGAAAAGACCGAAAACTTATACTTGATGAATCACCAGCGTCCACACTAAAATACTCAGCATTATTAACGTAATAATTTTCATACAGGCCATCGAAAATTACGGCTTCATTGAATCTACTATCTAAGTACACGTTACCAAAATCAGTATTTGCTGTGACTCCAACATTATTTAAAATTCCTTCAGGGTCAAGATTAAGCGCATCACCTTGCACTAAATCGTCATGAGTAAGGACGACTCGATGATCTGATTGTGTATCATCAAATTCAACCTTTGCAGCAAATACAGGCAAACCTTGAGAATAACGATTAGACAGGGTTAGTGAAACAGGTCTAAAGACGCCTCGCTCTTTACAGGCCGTGACATTATGATACTCACCTGTCGTAGTTGATGAACCATCAACCAAAAATTCATAATCACTGTTGTAAAAAGCACTAATTTCAGAAAAATCAACGGTAAAATCACGACAATCACATTGAGAATCCAACAACCTATTCTGAACGTAAATTTTTCCCAAATCTCCTTTCTTTAGATTGAGCTCGGTATCAAGTAAAGTAGTTGTGCTGCCATCATCATCAATAGGGTTTAATACAGATGTTAGGTGTGACTCATTACCATCCCATTTTACCTCTAAATGCCCCTGCGAATCTGTCTTTTCTTCTCGTAAAACGTTTCCATTACTTTCATGAACCACAAACCGAGCATCATTTATTGGACGCTCAATTAGACATTTTGGACTGTAATAAACCACATCAGCGATCACCTTAGGGATCAACGGAGGTGGAGGTAGAGTTGCTACGCCATGAGTAGGATCATGGCTATCTCCACTACTACCACCACATCCTGATACAACGGTAGCCATAGCAAGCGCACAAAATATTTTTCTCATAGTTTATCCTTAACTATTTATTGTTATTTTTCGCTAATAATTTATCATTTTTAATTGGATGTATGTTAAAAAATTGTTATTTGAAAAGTTTCAAAACTTTTTCTCTTAATTGATTACGTTCAGCTGCTTCTCCATCAACCATACTTCCAATATTCACACCAATCTTCGACCAAACACGCTTTGGTCGGGTGGTAAGTGCATGTCCATCTTTATGGCTAAAGTAAGAACCCCATAGTCCTTGAAGGGCCATTGGCACAACAGGGACAGGATCGCGCTCTAGTATTTTATTGATACCCGGACGAAATTCACCAATTTCACCATCTGGAGACAAGCGCCCTTCTGGAAATATGCACACTAGCTCATCATTGTTAAGGGCTTGATGAATGGATTCAAACGCTTGCAAATAAGTCTCTTTCGATTGTTTGGGTGAACAAATTGGAATGACACCAGCGTGACGAAATAAGTACTTCAATAGCGGGATTTCACTGATTGATTTGTCCATAACAAAACGAATTGGTCTTGTTGATGCCCCCATTAACACAAGTGCATCCACGTATGTAACATGATTACAAACCACTATCGCCGCACCTTGCTGAGGTATATTTTCTCGCCCAGAAACCTTAATGCGATACAAAACATGGCTAAGTAGATAACTCACGAAACGTTGAGCAAACTCAGGCACTTGTATGTATACGTATATTCCGACGAGAAAATTAGCAATCGCAAGAATGAGGAACAATTGAGGAATAGATACCTGAAATACGGTCAAAAGGACAATACTCAGCGCCGCTGAACCGACCATAAATAGCGCATTCATTATATTGTTTGCTGCAATGGCTTGTGCGCAACTTTCTTTGGATGCTCTGGTTTGAATAAAGGCATACAAAGGTACAATGAATAAACCGCCGCTGACTCCTATCATCGCAAGATCAAACATCAAGCGATAGTGCTGGCTGTTTTCAATAAACGCACTAAACCCATAAATAAAGTCCGTTTGCTCTGGTGCTGTAGGAATAGCCCATAACATATCAATACCAAATACTGTTAATCCCATTACACCAAAAGGCAGCACGCCCAACTCAACATGACCGAAGGAAATTCGCTCGCAAATTAACGAACCAATCGCGATACCAACTGAAAACAAAGTGAGCAGTAACGATACAACAGAGGCGTCAGCATATAAATTTACACGGGCAAAATTAGGAAACTGGGTTAAATAAGTCGCCCCTAAACACCAAAACCAACTGATGGCTAAAATGGCCATCCAAATTGTTGGTGTCTGCCTCGTTCGTTGTATTAACGAATACGTACCAGACAATGGACGAAACGCAATGTCAGTGACCTTACCCAAAGGAGGATAATCTGGGATCCCTCGGCTCGTCAGATAACCTAAGGCGGCAAGAAACACAACGGTCACTGCAGCCAGTTGAGCACCATATTCATAAACGACAATAAGGCCAGCACTTAATGTTCCGAATAGAATTGATAAGAAGGTGCCCATTTCAACCCAAGCATTACCGCTCACGAGTTCAGACTCTGGTAACGCTTGTGGCAGCAAAGAATATTTTACTGGACCAAAATAGGCCGACTGTGTGCCCATCAAAAAGAGCAAGCCTAAGAGCACAAGATAGCTTTGAGTCATCATTGCGATGGCGGCACAACTCATGATCACCAGCTCAAATAATTTCAAGCGGCGGATCAATAATGCTTTATTGCTATTGTCTGTTATCATCCCTGCATGAGCCGAGAATAAGAAAAAAGGAAGAATGAACAGCCCTGCGGCGAGATTGACAAATAAGTTTGTACTAAATGGTAAATCACCAACTTGACTGTAAGTCACTAGCAAAATCAGTACGTTCTTATATACGTTATCATTCAATGCACCTAAGCACTGAGTGATGAAGTAAGGGAAAAACCGTCTAGTAAGAATCATAACCTTCCTTATTAAAGCTTATACCATTCACACTGATTAACGATTAGGGAGCATTAGCAAAGCTAAGGTTCAATTTCTCACAAAGTTAATGATACGAACGGTATGATATAAGCCATTGATTAAGGTCACTATAACTCAGTTAGTTATCAGTTAAAACAACTCATCAAACGGTTAACTTGCTGCTTTTAATAAGTCTTTCCAATTCCGAGTTGACTGACCGACTACAATAAAGTTTGGGTTTTCAAGCGTTTCTCTGCGATTGTATGTCAAGGGTTGTAAATCAGTCGTCATCACCTGTCCACCAGCTTCTTTAATTATCACTTGAGCGGCCGCTGTGTCCCATTCCCCTGTGGGTCCGATACGAATGTAACAATCAGCTTGCCCTTCAGCCACTAAGCAGCTTTTTAATGCTGCTCCTCCTAACCGCACCAGTTCATAGTCTTGTTTCTTATTGAACATATTGAGTACAGTATTAGGATCTTGGCGACGGCTTACGGCAAGCTTCAATGCGCTTTCGTTTTGCTCATACCCACTACGACAGTGTATCGGGAAATCTTCTCCCTGAGATCGTTTATACGCACCATTCCCCAAACTCGCAAAGTAACATTCTTGTGTCATAGGAACATAAACAACACCTAGTACGGGTTGATGATTATCCACTAACGCAATTAATACCGAGAAGTCGTTGCTGCCAGCAATAAACTCGCCAGTGCCATCAAGCGGATCAACAAGCCAATACCGTTGCCATGATTCACGTATTGAGAGTGGAATTTCAGCATCTTCTTCAGATAATACTGGAATATCGGGGGTAAGAGACATCAGCCTTTCACAGATTACCTGATGAGCGGCAAGATCCGCTGATGTCACTGGTGTTGAGTCTAGTTTAATGGTTTGCTCAAAGTCACCTTGATGAAATATGGCTTTGATTTTCTGACCAGCTTCTGTCGCAATGGCAATGACAGACTCAATCAACTGCTCTGGCCTATTTACTGCTGCCATGATGTACTACTCCTCACTACTTCCATTACTTAGACTTACATTAACTGGCAATATGATCCATAGCCAAAAGCAAGGCACTTACGCTGCGTGCTTCATTAAACCGATTTTCATTAATTAAACTGCGCCAATCTTCTACCTTCCAATTTATCACTTCTATATCTTCAGGCTCATCACCTTCTAAACGGCTGAAGTACAAGTCTTCAGCGATAAATATTTGCATTTTACTCGAAAAATAGCTGGGTGCTAACGACACTTCCTTTAATAATGTGAGCTTATTAGTCGCAAAACCAATCTCCTCTTGCAGTTCTCGATTTGCCGCTTGCTCTGCAGTCTCACCGGGATCGATAAGCCCTTTTGGAAAACCAAGCTCGTATTCATGTGTCCCAGCTGCATACTCAGAAGCTAATAATAGCTGGCCATTATGAATAGGTACAATCATCACTGCGCCGCGACTGTGTCCTTTCATTCTTTCATATTGACGCTTAACACCATTACTAAAACATAAATCCAGCTGTTCAACAGTAAACAAGCGACTTTTGGCAACAACTTCAGTATGTATAATTTGTGGCTTCTTTTGTCCCTTGTTCATAAACACCCCAGAATGAATTAATTATACCAATTACAATGCTATTAACCACTTTTACGTTACAATCTTACTACCTCCGCATGGACTTACAACAGGAATTTTAATGCTTCCTTGGCAACAGATTGATACTGTTTTACTTGATATGGACGGCACACTGCTTGACCTCCACTTTGACAACCACTTATGGCTAACCAAAGTTCCACTTGAAATTTCACAGGTTCACCAAGTCAGCCTTGCACAAGCAAAGCAAATGGTCGAAACCGCCTATTACGAAGTCGCTGGCACATTAAACTGGTACAGTCTCGATTATTGGCAACAACGCTTTAATATCGACATTATTGCCCTACATCATGCATCAACGGAAAATATTCAGCTAAGAGCCGATTGCATGCCTTTTTTATCCTCACTCAAGACAATGAAAAAAAACAGGATTCTTGCTACCAATGCACACCCTGAAAGTTTAGCCCTTAAACTCGAACATACTTGCTTAGCTGAAGGACTCGATGACATGATTTCGAGTCATGAAACGGGTTATCCAAAAGAAAATCCAAAATTTTGGGTCGCCTTGTTTGAGCGTTTTTCGCTAGATCCAAGCCGTTGTTTATTCATTGATGATAATGAAAACATCCTCAAAGCATCTCAAAAAGCGGGAGTAGGCTTCCAATTAGGTATTCAAAATCCTGACAGTCAAATGCCACATAAAAGCTATGTTGACTGTCTTTCGACCCATGATCTAACCCATATATTACCAACCATTAATTAAGATTAATCAACAACTCATCTTTAAAACAATAGAATGCTCTGGTCAATTGACTAAACCATTGATCAGACACTTCACCTCTGTGGATATAGGATCGTAAAACGTAAGAGAACAGGGAGCGAGGAATGCACAGTTATTATTAAGAGTGAAGACACTGATCCTAACCATTGTGAGGGTTTTCATGTTTAAACATTATTTGCTCGCGATAATCGCTACTGTTTCCTCAGCTTCCCAAGCTGACACACCTGAGCCTATGTACTGGGTAACACTAAAAAATGATGCCGTATCTCAAGAGGTGCAATCGCAAATCACACCTTTGAATCACGGTTTACAAGCAGCACCTACTGATGTTTCTGTGATTCATATTAATCAATCCCAACTAAAGCAGCTTCAACAAGACCTTCACCAAGGTGGAGAGCATGGTGGCTACATGGTGCATGCTTCGAGGCAAGATGCCCTTGATAGCGCTAACATGCCAATCACCTCCAACATTTTTACCGCCCCAACACTCAACCAACAAGCCATAATTGAATCTTTATTGCCTCAGCTGGATGCAGCAAAAATCATTGATATGATCAATAAACAGACTCAATTTAAAAATCGAATTTACACCTTAAGTACTGGACAACTTGCCTCCCATGCTTTACGCCAGAATTGGGCTAATTTAGTCAAAGGGTTACCTTATGCTTCTGTAAGTCAAATTAAGCATCAAAAATTCCTTCAAGACTCTGTACAAGTTACTTTTACAGGTAGCAAGTACCCTGACGATATTGTTGTATTAGGCGGACACTTAGATTCGACGGCTGGCATGTTTCATACCAAGCATACCAAGGCTCCTGGCGCCGATGACAATGCATCCGGTATTGCTTCTTTAACAGATATTATTCGAGTGTTTGCCGAGAATCAGATCCAACCTGAACGCACTATCATATTTTTCGGCTATGCGGCTGAAGAAGGAGGATTATTAGGATCGCAAGATGTCGCAAGAAACTATGAAAATAAACATGTGCTATCCGCATTACAGATGGATATGACTAACTATCGTGGTTCAGATAAGGACTACGTATTCATGACAGATTACACTGACACTGGTTTGACTCACTTTCTTGAAACACTCAGTGATACTTATTTAAGTGATCTTACTTATGGCGAGGATAGGTGTGGCTACGCGTGCTCAGATCATGCCAGTTGGCACAAAATTGGCGTTCCATCAGCGATGCCATCTGAAGCCAAAATGCGAGAAATAAATAGGTATATTCACTCTTCTAATGACACCCTCGAACATTCAGACACCACAGGGATACACGCCTTGAACATCAGTAAGTTGGCACTAACTTACGCCGTTGAAATGGGTTTTATTGACTAAAATGTTTGACTATGAAAGTGGATACATTTTGTATCCACTTCTTACACAAGTATTTAAATTTTAGGTAAAGCGCCTGCAAAACTAATTTTATAATACCCTTGGTTATCGGGCTGGCCCAACAAATTAAGGCTATTGCGTATATCTTCTGGTTGCTCAGCTATAGGTTTAATTTTTGCTTGAATGCGATAACGATTATTTTCACCAAACAACACGCTACCTGACAATCCTAGTTTATTATGTCTCTCATCCCCATTTAGCGCAATTTGACCATCTTTACAGCCTAAATTCAATTCAAACTCTCCTAATGGAAAGTCTCCAAACTGATTGTTAACTTGTAGATTATGCAAAAAAAGTTTACCCGTTAGTTGCTCACAAAGAGGCAGACCTTGAACAAAATCATCAATAAACAAACTGACGTCTCCGCCCACTTTAGTTCGAAAGGGCATTCGAGTATTACCAATTAAAAAACCATTACTCGATTCAATGTTCATGTCACTCAGACTGACTCCTGAAGAAGTGACGAGTACATGACCTTTGGTGCTGAATGCCGTTGCTTTTGAGCCTACTTTTAGCTCTATACTCAGCTGCCCTAAGGCCAACGGCCACGGATTAATATCCCAATGGATTTGTTCAAATTGACGGTTCTCAAATGTGGCACTGGTGGCTTCACCCGACCAAACACTACCCTCTACACCACTTAATTGCACTTGCTCGGGCAATGGCATGAGCCAAAGTGCAACTTTTGCAGGCAGTAACGCCAACAAAAATACCAAATAGATAACACCACCAATTAATATTTTCTTAAATAAACTCACGTTGTATTCCTGCAACTGTTCTTGCAACTCATTGGTTGCAATTATTGTGACAATTGTATCCGTCTCACTTTCACTAACCCTGCCGTTTCAGTCTCTGTGACGTCGAAAGTATCGAGTGACAACCCCTGATTTTGCGTTAATTCATTTAAGTAGGCCAATAAATCATTAAACGGTACATCATCCATCCAAATTTGGACTTTTTTTCCTTGAGGCTGCATGCGACTGATCACAACCCCATAACGACTGGCGATGGTATTAACGATTGAGCTCAAGCTGCCTTTCCGAGTCGATGTTTGTCCTGACTGTTTGGCTGCTACGATTTTATTCACACTTTGTTTCACATAACTGAGAGTTTTTTGGGATTGCACAAGACGCCTTTGCGCATCTTGCTCAGCGTTGCTAATTGGACTCCAGATCCCCCAATAAAAAATACCAATAATGAGAAAAATACTGCATACAGCAACCAATTGTTGCTCCCGATACGCCAGTCCATTCCACCAGGTGAGTAAATTGTCTTTCATTATTTACTCCTTATCGTCAAGGTCGTAGTAACTTTATCATCAAGACTATTCATCACTCCCGACTTGGTATCAAAGTTCTTACCTAGTGCTTGTTTAAATCGCTCTACGGATGAATAATTTTTGGCTGTGATTTGCATTCTCAATTCACCTCTGTTGCCATCAAACCGTACCGTATTAGGCACTAAATCTGGCACTTGCTTGAACGCTGGCTCAAGCAAAGTGAGCATTTTAAAAAATACGCTGCCATTGCCGGAGCCTTTGATTTTTTTCAGCTCTGTTCTTACTAAAGGTCTTAAATTCGCGTTTGTGACCCGATTAAATCCAGTAGCTTGTTTGAATATCTCTACAGACTGCTGCTGCACATCTGTGATTTGCTGATTGGTGTGATACACCATAAATCCTTTATTGAGTAAGCTCAGTAAAATAGCCACTCCTAAAACGATGGCTGCATTTTTCCATACCAGTAAGTTTTTACTGTATTCACGTTTGGGACGATAGGGCCCTGTCAATAGATTTAATGGCGCTTGCAATGCGCCTTTAGCTAACACTAGCATAGGTAGTTCAACAGGCTGAGGATTAAGGCTAACGCCTTCCAACTGCAATTCAGAGTAATTCGCTACGGCAATGTTATCTTGGAGATCATCAGCATCTTGTACCGGCAATAATTTAGGCAAAAGCATTGATTGCCATTGAGATGGTATACTGTGTCCTTGCCCCGTTGAAGTTCGCAATAATAATTCATCACCAACAACCATCGTCGCCCACTGACATCCCATTAAAGGTAATGCTAAACAATCAGGCAGCAAGCGTTTCACCACCAAACCTGCAGCCGACAACCACTCTAGCCAAAGTTGCATTTGTTGATGAGCTACAACAGCGACACTTAACTGGTTGCCATTGCGAGCACCAGCCACAAAATGCAATTTATCCACATCTTCGGCGAATGCTTCCTCCAACATAAATGGCAACGCTTTGATCGCTTGCCTTTGACCTTTTTCAGGCAACTCGACTTCTGTTAGCGTCATTGCAGAAGCTTGTACTAACACATCCACAGGTCGTTTGCCTGCTCGCTGTGATAAACTGTTCAGCTGCTTTGCACTATTTAGTTCACCTGATGCGATGATCTCTTGCTCTTGCTCTGACCACACCAGCCACGAGCATGCATGCTCGACTTTTGTGCCTAATCGAATAAAAAGCCGTTCACTCACAGTGTATCTCCACCGGTAAGGCAATATGATTATTGATCACTGCCATTATCATTTTTGACCGCCATATTGACGTGTTAACACATCAACATAATTATTTTTTGCCACTTGCAGAACACTCTCCAGCCGGAAAATAGCCTCATCGACTTTGGCTCCACCATCAAGCAGAAAGTACTCACTTTTGACGGCAAAACTGGATTTTAATAAATTATCATTTTTCAATGCACTCAGTTCTGAAATATTCCAAAAGTCATCAATGCTGTCATAACCATTTGCAGGTCGCTGATTAATAATACTTTCAGCTTCGCCTACAGAAACTTTGTTTTGTAACATACCAGCTAACAGAGGCGCTTGCTCAACTTTGATGGTATTCACATTCAATAATTGTCTGTTATTGCCGGGTATGGCACAAATATAGGGTACAAGTTTTAAGTATGCTTCTTGGGTGAAACCAAGCACCGCTCGTAATTCACTGCGATGATTCATCACGGTTTTAGCCGCTCGATAAGGGACATCACGTGATTCATAAGCGGCATCGCCACTGCTAAAACCACCTGACGCTGAGCTTGAGCTAATGTAGTCTTTTAACGATACCGCAAGCGCTTCTGCAGTAAAGGGCTCCATCCCTAAGGCGATCAGTAATCCAGCGAATTGCTCTCCGGCTAATGGAAGTTTTTTGGGGTTCTGATTATTACTGTTCCCTGCATCAGCGACTTTGGCATTTAAACCATTAATATTAAAACATGCACGCATATCGGTAAT contains:
- the gspL gene encoding type II secretion system protein GspL, with the protein product MSERLFIRLGTKVEHACSWLVWSEQEQEIIASGELNSAKQLNSLSQRAGKRPVDVLVQASAMTLTEVELPEKGQRQAIKALPFMLEEAFAEDVDKLHFVAGARNGNQLSVAVVAHQQMQLWLEWLSAAGLVVKRLLPDCLALPLMGCQWATMVVGDELLLRTSTGQGHSIPSQWQSMLLPKLLPVQDADDLQDNIAVANYSELQLEGVSLNPQPVELPMLVLAKGALQAPLNLLTGPYRPKREYSKNLLVWKNAAIVLGVAILLSLLNKGFMVYHTNQQITDVQQQSVEIFKQATGFNRVTNANLRPLVRTELKKIKGSGNGSVFFKMLTLLEPAFKQVPDLVPNTVRFDGNRGELRMQITAKNYSSVERFKQALGKNFDTKSGVMNSLDDKVTTTLTIRSK
- the gspK gene encoding type II secretion system minor pseudopilin GspK, giving the protein MIKHVNKQQGVALIVVLLIVAVVAVIAIDITSRNQLAVRRTLNLAQYDQAYWYALSAEELAKKVIKQDLDDAEGKKVHLQQYWAQADVLFPVENGQISGTITDMRACFNINGLNAKVADAGNSNNQNPKKLPLAGEQFAGLLIALGMEPFTAEALAVSLKDYISSSSASGGFSSGDAAYESRDVPYRAAKTVMNHRSELRAVLGFTQEAYLKLVPYICAIPGNNRQLLNVNTIKVEQAPLLAGMLQNKVSVGEAESIINQRPANGYDSIDDFWNISELSALKNDNLLKSSFAVKSEYFLLDGGAKVDEAIFRLESVLQVAKNNYVDVLTRQYGGQK